A section of the Deinococcus taeanensis genome encodes:
- a CDS encoding DUF805 domain-containing protein encodes MNDFINVIRNNYANFQGRARRREYWMFTLISTIIAMVLSIPVYGAAIGMAVQADSTGAPGAGFTGITLIFSLLLLIYALAVMIPSIAVTVRRLHDAGFSGWLYLLNLIPVGSLVVLVLCILDSKPGGNKWGPNPKGISDGPTPAQNW; translated from the coding sequence ATGAACGATTTTATTAATGTCATCCGCAACAACTACGCCAACTTCCAGGGCCGCGCCCGCCGCCGCGAGTACTGGATGTTCACGCTGATCTCCACGATCATTGCCATGGTCCTCAGCATTCCCGTCTATGGCGCCGCCATCGGCATGGCCGTCCAGGCCGACTCCACCGGCGCGCCCGGCGCGGGCTTCACCGGCATCACCCTGATCTTCAGCCTGCTGCTGCTGATCTACGCCCTCGCCGTGATGATCCCCAGCATCGCCGTGACCGTCCGCCGCCTCCACGACGCCGGTTTCAGCGGCTGGCTGTACCTGCTCAACCTGATCCCCGTGGGCAGTCTGGTTGTGCTGGTCCTGTGCATCCTGGACAGCAAACCCGGCGGCAACAAGTGGGGCCCCAACCCCAAAGGGATCTCCGACGGCCCCACGCCCGCCCAGAACTGGTAA
- a CDS encoding phosphotransferase: MYADLHSGNLRWCRGRLSVFDFDDSGLGLPA; this comes from the coding sequence CTGTATGCGGACCTGCATAGCGGGAACCTGCGGTGGTGCCGGGGCCGACTGAGCGTGTTTGACTTTGATGACAGTGGCCTGGGGCTGCCGGCTTAA
- the thrS gene encoding threonine--tRNA ligase, with protein MHVILPDGKQLELNAGATALDAAKAIGPRLAQDALAATANGDLVDLMTPLPDGARITLITKKNPADAAPLFRHSLGHVMSQAVGEYYQAKGYGADVVKRGVGPSIENGWYQDFDLPEPLKEEDLPEIERLMRDIIARGLDFQRREVSKEEGLAQFPHDPYKQELIQGLPEDEPITFYQQGDYVDLCRGPHFPNTGRLPGAFKLMSTSGAYWRGNEKNPILQRVYGVAFATQKELDDHLHALEEARRRDHRKLGKELELFTIDPLVGKGLPLWLPNGTVLREELTSFMKEQQFQRGYQGVITPNIGNLDLYRTSGHYEKYADGQFRPIEVDDEEYMLKPMNCPHHVRIYASKPRSYRDLPVRLAEFGTVYRYEQSGELNGLTRVRGFTQDDAHLFVRPDQLKKEFLDVLSLTVLVLKTFGMNEVRFRVGTRDPESDKYVGDEGNWDLAERQIIEAVEEVGLPYTIEPGDAAFYGPKLDFVVKDVLGREWQLGTIQVDYNLPERFDISYVGEDGQDHRPIMIHRAPFGSIERFTGILIEHYAGDFPLWLAPRQIMIIPIADRHNEYAWALREELHAAGLRAEVDDSSNRMNAKVRTAELSKIPVMLIVGDKEQEGREVSVRERTPEGHKERKGIAFNDLKSELLERYKNRA; from the coding sequence ATGCACGTCATTCTCCCTGATGGTAAACAACTCGAACTGAACGCCGGCGCGACCGCGCTGGACGCCGCAAAAGCCATCGGTCCGCGCCTCGCTCAGGACGCGCTGGCCGCCACCGCCAACGGCGACCTGGTGGACCTGATGACGCCCCTGCCCGACGGCGCGCGCATCACGCTGATCACCAAGAAAAACCCCGCAGACGCCGCGCCGCTGTTCCGGCACTCCCTCGGCCACGTGATGAGCCAGGCGGTCGGAGAGTACTACCAGGCCAAGGGGTACGGCGCGGACGTCGTCAAGCGCGGCGTGGGCCCCAGCATCGAGAACGGCTGGTACCAGGACTTCGATCTGCCGGAACCCCTGAAAGAGGAAGACCTGCCGGAAATCGAGCGGCTCATGCGGGACATCATCGCGCGCGGTCTCGACTTCCAGCGGCGCGAAGTGAGCAAAGAGGAAGGGCTGGCGCAGTTCCCGCACGATCCGTACAAGCAGGAACTCATTCAGGGCCTTCCTGAAGACGAGCCCATCACGTTCTACCAGCAGGGCGATTACGTGGACCTGTGCCGCGGTCCGCACTTCCCCAACACGGGCCGCCTGCCCGGCGCGTTCAAGCTGATGAGCACGTCCGGCGCGTACTGGCGCGGCAACGAGAAAAACCCCATTCTCCAGCGCGTTTACGGCGTGGCGTTCGCCACGCAGAAGGAACTGGACGACCACCTGCACGCCCTGGAAGAAGCCAGGCGGCGCGACCACCGCAAACTGGGCAAAGAACTGGAACTTTTCACGATTGACCCGCTGGTCGGCAAGGGCCTGCCCCTGTGGCTGCCGAACGGCACGGTGCTGCGCGAGGAACTGACCAGCTTCATGAAAGAGCAGCAGTTCCAGCGCGGCTACCAGGGAGTCATCACGCCGAACATCGGGAACCTGGACCTGTACCGCACGAGCGGACACTACGAGAAGTACGCCGACGGACAGTTCCGCCCGATTGAGGTGGATGACGAGGAGTACATGCTCAAACCCATGAACTGCCCGCATCACGTGCGGATCTACGCCAGCAAACCGCGCTCGTACCGCGACCTGCCGGTGCGACTCGCGGAGTTCGGCACGGTCTACCGCTACGAGCAGAGCGGCGAACTGAACGGCCTGACCCGCGTGCGGGGGTTCACGCAGGACGACGCCCACCTGTTCGTGCGGCCCGACCAGCTGAAAAAAGAATTCCTGGACGTGCTGAGCCTTACGGTGCTCGTCCTGAAGACCTTCGGCATGAACGAGGTGCGGTTCCGCGTCGGCACCCGCGACCCCGAAAGCGACAAGTACGTCGGTGACGAGGGCAACTGGGACCTTGCGGAACGCCAGATTATCGAGGCGGTCGAGGAAGTGGGGCTGCCGTACACCATCGAACCCGGTGACGCCGCCTTCTACGGGCCGAAACTGGACTTCGTGGTGAAGGACGTCCTGGGCCGGGAGTGGCAGCTGGGCACCATTCAGGTGGATTACAACCTTCCTGAACGCTTCGACATCAGTTACGTCGGTGAGGACGGCCAGGATCACCGCCCGATCATGATTCACCGCGCGCCCTTCGGCAGCATTGAGCGTTTCACCGGCATCCTGATCGAGCATTACGCCGGGGACTTCCCGCTGTGGCTCGCGCCGCGCCAGATCATGATCATTCCCATCGCCGACCGGCACAACGAGTACGCCTGGGCCCTGCGTGAAGAGCTGCACGCCGCGGGCCTGCGCGCCGAGGTGGACGACTCCAGCAACCGCATGAACGCGAAGGTTCGCACCGCTGAACTGAGCAAGATTCCCGTCATGCTTATCGTCGGGGACAAGGAACAGGAAGGCCGCGAGGTCAGCGTCCGCGAACGGACCCCTGAAGGACATAAGGAACGCAAGGGCATTGCCTTTAACGACCTCAAGAGCGAACTGCTCGAACGGTACAAGAACCGCGCGTAA
- a CDS encoding DsbA family protein has translation MSSTLRGPARIMILSVLLGTGASAQLMATPGATAAQPLLSGFNLQGLTFHSASSTVTLDVVGGLVVGVLTQTDSIEGLARGIGAGWGLEAANLPKLQQSLSDPKLLTAARQGFVDVTDEGATDLIALKVTGDASAPRYLGYVAMKVWPDSAFPPAWAVTGSAEAPNVLRIFSDFQCPYCKLMWDKAMPAWRKASGTYRVVHYEFPLSFHRNALGAAEASECALAQGKFWPFADQLFANAATWTPLNPKDAPGRYSVYARAAGLDTAAFKTCLGQRTFKTSVDAQYRVGLSLGVQGTPTVFLNGMKLTDYGDMQEFARIRAVTTARPGAASVIEERLRLFR, from the coding sequence ATGAGCAGCACTCTGCGTGGACCAGCCCGCATCATGATCCTCTCTGTCCTGTTGGGAACAGGCGCTTCCGCCCAGCTGATGGCGACGCCCGGCGCGACGGCCGCGCAGCCACTGCTGTCCGGGTTTAACCTTCAGGGCCTCACGTTTCACAGCGCCAGTTCCACGGTGACCCTGGACGTTGTGGGCGGGCTGGTGGTTGGTGTACTGACTCAAACCGACTCGATTGAAGGGTTGGCACGGGGCATTGGCGCCGGTTGGGGGCTGGAGGCAGCCAACCTCCCAAAGTTGCAGCAGAGCCTGTCCGACCCAAAACTGCTGACGGCGGCCCGCCAGGGGTTTGTGGACGTGACTGATGAGGGCGCGACCGACCTGATCGCCCTGAAAGTCACTGGGGACGCCAGTGCGCCGCGGTACCTGGGGTATGTGGCCATGAAGGTCTGGCCGGACAGCGCCTTCCCACCCGCCTGGGCCGTCACTGGAAGTGCCGAGGCGCCGAATGTGCTGCGGATCTTCAGTGATTTCCAGTGTCCGTACTGCAAGCTCATGTGGGACAAGGCGATGCCGGCGTGGCGCAAGGCCAGTGGCACCTACCGCGTGGTGCACTACGAGTTCCCGCTGTCGTTCCACCGCAACGCCCTGGGCGCCGCTGAGGCGAGTGAGTGCGCGCTGGCGCAGGGGAAGTTCTGGCCGTTCGCAGATCAGCTGTTCGCCAATGCGGCCACCTGGACACCTTTAAATCCGAAGGATGCGCCCGGCAGGTACAGCGTCTACGCCAGGGCCGCGGGCCTGGACACGGCGGCGTTCAAGACATGCCTGGGGCAGCGCACCTTCAAGACCAGCGTTGACGCGCAGTACCGGGTGGGCCTGAGCTTGGGCGTCCAGGGGACACCCACTGTGTTTCTGAATGGCATGAAACTCACTGATTATGGTGACATGCAGGAGTTCGCGCGGATCCGTGCAGTCACCACCGCCAGGCCTGGTGCGGCCAGCGTGATCGAGGAACGTCTGCGCCTGTTCCGGTAA